In a genomic window of Suricata suricatta isolate VVHF042 chromosome 12, meerkat_22Aug2017_6uvM2_HiC, whole genome shotgun sequence:
- the DEFB121 gene encoding beta-defensin 121, translated as MDLTCLASPEASKPPDLPPGLPIFMKLILLILMVTLLLVKVTQAMYCWNKLGKCQTTCKDSEVFYILCRDETKCCVNPKHVPVKTRSLNATGRLE; from the exons ATGGACCTCACCTGTCTCGCTAGCCCAGAAGCCTCTAAGCCTCCTGATCTCCCCCCGGGGCTCCCCATATTCATGAAGCTCATTCTCCTGATTTTGATGGTTACCCTGCTCCTGGTCAAGGTCACCCAAG CCATGTACTGCTGGAATAAGTTGGGAAAGTGCCAAACAACGTGTAAAGACAGTGAAGTATTCTATATATTATGCAGAGATGAGACCAAGTGTTGTGTCAACCCCAAGCATGTACCTGTCAAAACTAGATCCTTAAATGCAACTGGAAGGCTGGAGTAA